A genomic window from Paraburkholderia phytofirmans OLGA172 includes:
- a CDS encoding DHA2 family efflux MFS transporter permease subunit produces the protein MQPDVQPGAQPVMQPVTQPGAQATDHPPIRLLFPALLLVMLLAALDQTIVSTALPTIVGELGGLNNLSWVVTAYLLSSTIVVPLYGKFGDLFGRKIVLQTAIVVFLVGSALCGVAQNMTQLIVLRALQGLGGGGLLVVTMAAIADVIPPAERGRFQGVFGGVFGLATVVGPLLGGFLVEHLSWRWIFYINLPLGIISLAVIGAVFKPHVRHVKHTIDYMGAAFLAGALTCIILFTSQGGTILPWSSPQLWFTLGMGLVAIWGFIHEERTAVEPIMPLELFRQRTFLLSSLIGFIIGVSMFGSVTFLPLYLQVVKGSTPTEAGMQMLPMMGGLFVMSMATGRLISKIGKYRMFPIAGTFLVAVAMLLLARLQIGTPIHVMYIDMGILGCGLGMVMQVLILAVQNTVEFKHMGVATSGATLFRSIGGSIGVASFGAVFSNGLAARLENLIPPDTELPHALGPAAIRQLPEALRDDYLQAFAGALHTVYLSAACVVVLAFALAWLLKDHPLRKH, from the coding sequence ATGCAGCCGGATGTGCAGCCCGGCGCGCAACCCGTTATGCAGCCCGTTACGCAACCCGGCGCCCAGGCCACCGACCACCCGCCGATCCGTCTGCTGTTTCCGGCACTCCTGCTGGTCATGCTGCTCGCCGCGCTCGATCAGACAATCGTCTCGACCGCGCTGCCGACCATCGTCGGCGAACTCGGCGGGCTCAACAACCTGTCATGGGTGGTGACCGCCTACCTGCTCAGCTCGACCATCGTCGTGCCGCTGTACGGCAAATTCGGCGATCTGTTCGGCCGCAAGATCGTGCTGCAGACGGCGATCGTCGTGTTTCTCGTCGGCTCCGCGCTATGCGGCGTCGCCCAGAACATGACCCAGTTGATCGTGCTGCGCGCGCTGCAAGGGCTCGGCGGCGGCGGTCTGCTAGTCGTGACGATGGCCGCTATCGCGGACGTGATTCCGCCGGCTGAACGGGGCCGCTTCCAGGGCGTATTCGGCGGCGTGTTCGGTCTCGCAACCGTGGTCGGGCCGCTGCTCGGCGGCTTCCTTGTCGAGCACCTGTCATGGCGCTGGATTTTCTACATCAACCTGCCGCTCGGCATCATTTCGCTGGCTGTGATCGGCGCGGTCTTCAAACCGCACGTGCGCCATGTGAAGCACACCATCGATTACATGGGCGCCGCATTTCTCGCCGGCGCTCTCACCTGCATCATCCTGTTCACCAGCCAGGGCGGCACGATCCTGCCGTGGTCGTCGCCGCAGTTGTGGTTCACGTTAGGGATGGGGCTCGTGGCGATCTGGGGTTTCATCCACGAAGAGCGCACTGCCGTCGAACCGATCATGCCGCTCGAACTCTTCAGACAGCGCACGTTTTTGCTGAGCAGTCTGATTGGCTTCATCATCGGCGTGTCGATGTTCGGCTCGGTCACTTTCCTGCCGCTGTATTTGCAAGTGGTCAAAGGTTCGACACCGACCGAAGCCGGTATGCAAATGCTGCCGATGATGGGCGGCCTGTTCGTGATGTCGATGGCGACCGGCCGCCTGATCAGCAAGATCGGCAAGTACCGCATGTTCCCGATCGCCGGCACGTTCCTCGTGGCCGTGGCGATGCTGCTGCTCGCGCGCCTGCAGATCGGCACGCCGATTCATGTGATGTATATCGACATGGGCATTCTCGGTTGCGGCCTCGGCATGGTGATGCAGGTGCTGATCCTCGCCGTGCAGAATACGGTCGAGTTCAAGCACATGGGCGTCGCCACTTCGGGCGCAACGCTGTTCCGTTCGATCGGCGGCTCGATCGGCGTGGCCAGTTTTGGTGCGGTGTTTTCGAACGGCCTTGCCGCGCGCCTGGAAAATCTGATTCCGCCCGACACCGAATTGCCGCACGCGCTCGGGCCAGCGGCCATCCGCCAGTTGCCTGAAGCGTTGCGCGACGATTATCTGCAGGCGTTTGCCGGCGCGTTGCACACGGTGTATCTGTCGGCGGCCTGCGTGGTCGTCCTGGCCTTCGCACTCGCGTGGCTTCTGAAGGATCATCCACTGCGCAAGCACTGA
- a CDS encoding response regulator yields MNSHTAAAQIGGTQQDETLAASDGLTGFLEQQQHMNGALRLDQATIVLVEDDPDSRESLTLLLEAEGAHVVAVADAEEGVEAAVRLLPDAVVCDLELPAMDGFYLIQRLRDHEIRSDHAPSVAVALTGHTDDAYRLRSIGEGFQHFMTKPALPEDLVTLLHDALDARSAG; encoded by the coding sequence CTGAACAGCCATACCGCAGCCGCGCAAATCGGCGGCACACAGCAGGACGAAACGTTGGCCGCGTCTGACGGCCTAACCGGTTTTTTAGAGCAGCAACAGCACATGAACGGAGCATTGAGACTCGATCAGGCCACGATCGTGCTCGTCGAAGACGACCCGGATAGCCGGGAATCACTGACCTTGTTACTCGAGGCGGAAGGGGCGCATGTCGTCGCAGTGGCGGATGCGGAAGAGGGCGTCGAAGCGGCGGTGCGGCTGTTGCCTGACGCCGTGGTGTGCGACCTCGAATTGCCGGCCATGGACGGTTTTTATCTGATCCAGCGGCTGCGCGATCACGAGATTCGCAGCGACCACGCACCTTCGGTAGCCGTGGCGCTCACGGGCCATACCGACGACGCTTACCGCTTGCGCAGCATCGGCGAAGGCTTCCAGCATTTCATGACCAAGCCGGCGCTGCCGGAAGACCTCGTGACGCTATTGCACGACGCGCTCGATGCCCGCTCGGCAGGTTGA
- a CDS encoding Fur family transcriptional regulator — protein sequence MKTAKPAATADKATLAASAHHHEPGHMHAERSESQEAALILAEEYCRERGEKLTPIRRKVLELLLNSGRATKAYSLLDDMRQIHPGSAPPTVYRALDFLLSAGLVHRIESINAFTVCHDLTQCQHGILVVCQQCGNVTELHQPKLRQALVAQIEDAGYRLASDEIELKGLCSACQAVEAAGASAATPVAAAK from the coding sequence ATGAAGACCGCCAAGCCCGCCGCGACCGCCGACAAAGCCACCCTTGCTGCCTCCGCTCATCATCACGAGCCGGGGCACATGCACGCTGAGCGCAGTGAATCGCAGGAAGCCGCACTGATTCTCGCGGAAGAATATTGCCGCGAACGCGGCGAAAAACTCACGCCAATCCGCCGCAAAGTGCTCGAATTGCTGCTGAATTCCGGGCGCGCCACCAAGGCATATTCGTTGCTTGACGACATGCGCCAGATCCATCCCGGCTCAGCGCCGCCCACGGTTTACCGGGCGCTCGACTTTCTGCTCTCGGCCGGGCTCGTCCACCGCATCGAATCGATCAATGCGTTCACCGTCTGCCACGATCTGACGCAATGCCAGCACGGCATTCTGGTGGTCTGCCAGCAATGCGGCAATGTCACCGAACTGCATCAGCCCAAGCTGCGCCAGGCGCTCGTCGCGCAAATCGAAGATGCGGGCTACCGGCTTGCCAGCGACGAAATCGAATTGAAGGGATTGTGTTCCGCCTGTCAGGCTGTGGAAGCAGCCGGCGCCAGTGCCGCAACACCGGTCGCTGCTGCCAAATGA
- a CDS encoding glutathione S-transferase family protein → MITIWGRTNSVNVQKVLWCCDELVLPYERIDAGLQFGRNNEPDYLTMNPTGKIPTLVDDGFVLWESNSILRYLVLQYGESSLLYPPGPKLRASIERWLDWSLTTLQPAEKPVFWALVRTPAAERDANKLASDFGALTLLWRLLDNHLQGRFFLEGENFTLADIVIGAYAKRWFGLDGVERPPLPNLERWYSRLATRPGFKKYVDLPLT, encoded by the coding sequence ATGATTACGATCTGGGGACGCACCAACTCGGTCAACGTACAGAAAGTCTTGTGGTGCTGCGACGAACTGGTGCTGCCGTACGAACGCATCGACGCGGGCCTGCAATTCGGCCGCAACAACGAGCCCGACTATCTGACAATGAACCCGACTGGCAAGATTCCGACGCTGGTCGACGACGGTTTCGTGCTCTGGGAATCGAACTCCATACTGCGCTATCTGGTGCTGCAATACGGCGAATCGAGCCTCCTGTACCCACCCGGACCGAAACTGCGCGCGAGCATCGAGCGCTGGCTCGACTGGTCGCTCACCACGCTGCAACCTGCGGAAAAGCCGGTGTTCTGGGCCCTCGTGCGTACGCCGGCCGCCGAGCGCGACGCCAACAAGCTCGCCAGCGATTTCGGCGCGCTCACGCTGCTGTGGCGCCTTTTGGATAACCATCTGCAAGGCCGCTTCTTCCTCGAAGGCGAGAATTTCACGCTCGCCGATATCGTGATCGGCGCGTACGCGAAACGCTGGTTCGGGCTGGACGGCGTCGAACGTCCCCCGCTGCCGAATCTGGAGCGTTGGTATTCGCGGCTTGCGACGCGCCCGGGTTTCAAGAAATACGTCGATTTACCGCTGACTTGA
- a CDS encoding ATP-binding domain-containing protein, protein MARIVPDDWKSLAATGAAARERETLALLEEALPDGYTVYHGVHWTRLNQNFSVFGEADFVIVSPAGRVMIVEQKTGFLRETPKGLVKVYLQTERNVAIALAHTVETLHRRFTAAFGAGTYFIEELLYCPDHVVKDAAIAGVNPARIVDAKRKERLAAIIREALPADEPRLACAPKIHHFLADELALTPDASALVGQAGTLVTRLAGGLATWARRLAFSPFRLRVIGTAGSGKTQLALQVMKDAVARGQRPLYVCFNRPLADHIARVAPPEAKVANYHQLCDWIARDAGREPDFQSGDVSPNPPGGLPSGRGTSSAAFDQLETIFAETPIDARWQFDVLIVDEGQDFEQPWVAALERLLRPGAAWWWLEDPLQNLYMREPVELPGWTMLKETTNYRSPRDILDYVRDVVGASVPVAAGLASGSPFDGSDISLSVYDEANAAEGSIEATKRAITQALSLGFRKQDIAVLSFRGREGSAMTALDHLGPHRLRSFTGKYDLFGNPAYREGDVLFESIYRFKGQAAPCVILTEVDFESFDERIARKLFVGATRATMKLIIVASQRAARHLHLRGGKEVKEVREAKEA, encoded by the coding sequence ATGGCCCGCATTGTCCCCGACGACTGGAAGAGCCTCGCCGCCACCGGCGCGGCGGCACGCGAACGCGAAACCCTCGCGCTGCTGGAAGAAGCGCTTCCTGATGGCTACACCGTCTATCACGGTGTGCACTGGACTCGCCTGAACCAGAATTTTTCGGTGTTCGGCGAGGCCGACTTCGTGATCGTCAGCCCCGCCGGGCGCGTGATGATCGTCGAACAGAAAACCGGTTTCCTGCGCGAAACGCCGAAGGGGCTCGTCAAGGTCTATCTTCAGACGGAACGCAATGTGGCGATCGCGCTCGCGCACACCGTCGAGACGCTGCATCGGCGCTTCACCGCGGCGTTCGGCGCGGGTACTTATTTCATCGAAGAGCTGCTGTATTGCCCGGACCACGTCGTCAAGGACGCGGCGATTGCCGGCGTGAATCCCGCGCGGATCGTCGACGCGAAGCGCAAGGAGCGGCTTGCCGCGATTATTCGTGAAGCGTTGCCGGCCGACGAACCGCGCCTCGCCTGCGCACCGAAAATCCACCACTTTCTCGCCGACGAACTCGCGCTCACGCCCGACGCCAGCGCGCTGGTCGGCCAGGCCGGCACGCTCGTGACGCGTCTGGCGGGTGGCCTCGCGACCTGGGCGCGGCGGCTCGCGTTTTCGCCGTTCCGGCTGCGCGTGATCGGCACGGCCGGTTCCGGTAAAACACAACTGGCCTTGCAGGTGATGAAAGACGCGGTGGCGCGCGGGCAGCGGCCTTTGTACGTGTGTTTCAACCGGCCGCTCGCGGATCACATCGCGCGGGTTGCGCCACCCGAGGCGAAGGTGGCGAACTATCACCAGCTCTGCGACTGGATCGCGCGCGACGCGGGCCGTGAGCCGGATTTCCAGTCTGGCGACGTGTCTCCCAATCCCCCTGGGGGACTTCCTTCGGGGCGGGGGACTTCCTCTGCGGCGTTCGATCAGCTTGAAACGATTTTCGCCGAAACGCCGATCGACGCGCGCTGGCAATTCGACGTGCTGATCGTCGACGAAGGGCAGGATTTCGAACAGCCGTGGGTAGCCGCCCTCGAGCGCCTGTTGCGGCCGGGCGCCGCGTGGTGGTGGCTCGAAGACCCGCTGCAGAATCTGTATATGCGTGAGCCGGTCGAGCTGCCCGGCTGGACCATGCTGAAAGAAACCACTAACTATCGCAGTCCGCGCGACATTCTCGATTATGTGCGCGACGTGGTCGGCGCTTCGGTGCCGGTCGCGGCGGGTCTGGCGTCGGGCAGTCCGTTCGACGGCTCCGATATTTCTCTCTCCGTCTACGACGAAGCGAATGCCGCCGAAGGCAGCATCGAGGCGACCAAGCGGGCGATCACGCAGGCGTTGTCGCTCGGCTTTCGCAAACAGGACATTGCGGTGCTCTCGTTCCGCGGCCGCGAAGGCTCGGCGATGACCGCGCTGGATCATCTTGGCCCGCATCGGTTGCGCAGTTTTACGGGTAAGTACGATCTGTTCGGCAACCCGGCGTACCGCGAAGGGGATGTGCTGTTCGAGTCGATCTATCGCTTCAAGGGGCAGGCGGCGCCGTGCGTGATTCTCACCGAGGTCGACTTCGAATCGTTCGACGAGCGTATTGCGCGCAAACTGTTTGTCGGCGCCACGCGAGCGACGATGAAGCTGATCATCGTCGCCTCGCAGCGGGCCGCGCGGCATCTGCATCTGCGCGGCGGTAAAGAGGTGAAAGAGGTGAGGGAGGCGAAAGAAGCCTAG
- a CDS encoding phosphoribosyltransferase, with protein MNKPVLPLTYEQLDHWIESLQPALLAERFTMAIGILRGGAPLALMVSHAAGTPVAFLRYDRQSRTVAWDSTLPIPPAGSKVLLCEDIAGRGFTLTDCIAFLQQHGLDVRTLTAAVDDLSRTQPDYAIDARGYFALFPWERQAYTERYREDWERVEAGAAPAMADDHEYATYAIDLDGILLPDVPLARYDEDLAAALAERDALLPFEVLPDIDLQRVRTIITGRPELDRARTEAWLARHGFGHLQLVMRTPGTHDESAAGAAAHKAAAALRGGVTHFVESDPVQALLIAQQAPLLRVIWWDALTQTGMLVGARAWTS; from the coding sequence ATGAACAAGCCGGTTTTGCCCCTGACGTACGAACAACTCGATCACTGGATCGAATCGCTGCAGCCCGCGTTGCTGGCGGAGCGCTTCACGATGGCGATCGGTATTCTGCGCGGCGGCGCGCCGCTTGCGCTGATGGTTTCGCATGCGGCCGGCACGCCGGTCGCATTTCTGCGCTACGACCGCCAGTCGCGCACGGTCGCCTGGGATTCGACGCTGCCGATCCCGCCCGCGGGTTCGAAAGTGCTGCTATGCGAAGACATCGCGGGGCGCGGCTTTACGCTGACCGATTGCATTGCATTTCTTCAGCAGCATGGCCTCGACGTCAGGACACTGACCGCCGCGGTCGACGACCTGAGCCGCACGCAACCCGATTACGCAATCGACGCCCGTGGTTACTTCGCGCTGTTTCCGTGGGAGCGCCAGGCCTACACCGAGCGTTATCGCGAGGACTGGGAGCGCGTTGAAGCGGGCGCTGCGCCCGCCATGGCCGACGATCACGAATACGCCACCTATGCGATCGATCTCGACGGCATTCTGCTACCCGACGTGCCGCTCGCGCGCTACGACGAGGATCTGGCCGCTGCACTCGCCGAACGCGACGCGCTGTTGCCGTTCGAGGTGCTGCCGGACATCGATCTGCAACGCGTGCGCACGATCATCACCGGCCGGCCGGAACTGGATCGCGCGCGCACCGAAGCGTGGCTCGCGCGGCACGGCTTCGGTCATCTGCAACTGGTGATGCGCACGCCGGGCACGCATGATGAAAGTGCCGCCGGCGCAGCCGCTCACAAGGCTGCGGCGGCATTGCGCGGCGGCGTCACGCATTTTGTCGAGAGCGATCCGGTGCAGGCGCTGCTGATTGCCCAGCAGGCGCCGTTGCTGCGCGTGATCTGGTGGGACGCGCTCACGCAAACGGGGATGCTGGTCGGGGCGCGCGCGTGGACTTCATGA
- a CDS encoding molybdopterin-dependent oxidoreductase has product MTKVSVAVNDRKGAYRGAWWGLGLLLAFVAWSMQAQAQAQAQAQAQAQAQAQAQAQAQAQAQAQAQAQAESLPLSLDVTGKISKTNDAAHQRYHFTEAQLLALPVHSITTATTWTPRSTFTGPLLADILKSVGASGSAVEIHTLDDYTYTIPVSDCDRYGVVVAYSMNGRRLKIRDFGPLFLIYPRDAFPGELMGAAGDAKFVWQIKALIIK; this is encoded by the coding sequence ATGACCAAGGTAAGTGTAGCGGTGAATGACAGGAAGGGCGCGTACAGGGGCGCCTGGTGGGGGCTGGGTCTGCTCCTCGCTTTCGTCGCGTGGAGCATGCAGGCACAGGCACAGGCACAGGCACAGGCACAGGCACAGGCACAGGCACAGGCACAGGCACAGGCACAGGCACAGGCACAGGCACAGGCACAGGCACAGGCACAGGCAGAGTCGTTGCCGTTATCGCTCGACGTGACAGGCAAAATCAGCAAGACCAACGATGCGGCGCACCAGCGGTATCACTTCACCGAGGCGCAACTGCTGGCGCTGCCGGTCCATTCGATTACGACCGCCACCACCTGGACGCCGCGTTCCACCTTCACAGGACCGCTGCTCGCGGATATCCTGAAGAGCGTCGGTGCATCCGGCAGCGCGGTCGAGATCCATACGCTCGACGACTATACCTACACCATTCCGGTGTCGGACTGCGATCGCTACGGCGTGGTCGTTGCGTACAGCATGAACGGCCGGCGCCTGAAGATCAGAGACTTCGGGCCGCTGTTTCTTATCTATCCGCGCGACGCGTTCCCCGGTGAACTCATGGGCGCGGCGGGCGACGCGAAATTCGTATGGCAGATCAAGGCACTCATCATCAAATAA
- a CDS encoding hybrid sensor histidine kinase/response regulator → MADQGTHHQITRRPWRRVLYVLIWLTALAAPAGAIGYLLYANLLNPRATEPLTGQYDGFYWDAAQLQIAYARFENQLLLYQSGVDDDYQRLTLRYQLLESKLHVMAGSTRRLTTKLALLQRQMDEIQSIDHLLGEIQPEVDALPKDRSRANQIVVELRQHWNEVNDLALSRRFADVADREAMNRDFIDKRRMLFAGGLLLLLLSAAATTLLVFNGRRRTRLMHQQHAALEAEHQASRAAREASLAKDAFLGMISHELRTPLHAIVSSIELLGFNYHSEADRKVIQRLETAGRHLEAQMKDLTDYARLGAGKLELRHEHFGPRELLASIVDEHAMSAAARGLKLESEASGMSGLVDSDPHRIRQIVNNLVTNAIRYTETGTVRVQLRQRPAVLIFVVSDTGPGVPHAQIPLIFQEFTQLDASRTRRFEGAGMGLTIVQGLVRLFGGSVEVASTVGKGTAFTVTIPVTPVAATAPPGVAAHAKPGGARPCVLIVDDNRLIRESLSEMITHMDFDAHAVSNADDALAWLDAHRCDVVLLDLHMPDRDGYAFLADFAARGGPSSGVPVIVVSAYAPQPDSVVGNADGKAAEEAGEAGLQPFFEALLKPVHYEELRSALQRALASRHTV, encoded by the coding sequence ATGGCAGATCAAGGCACTCATCATCAAATAACGCGCCGCCCATGGCGTCGTGTCCTCTATGTGCTGATCTGGCTAACCGCGCTCGCGGCGCCGGCCGGCGCGATCGGCTATCTGTTGTACGCGAACCTGCTTAATCCGCGCGCCACCGAACCGCTGACCGGTCAGTACGACGGTTTCTACTGGGACGCCGCGCAACTGCAGATCGCCTACGCGCGGTTCGAGAACCAGCTGCTGCTGTATCAATCCGGCGTCGACGACGATTATCAGCGGCTCACGCTGCGCTACCAGTTGCTGGAATCGAAGCTGCATGTGATGGCCGGTTCGACACGCCGGCTGACCACGAAGCTTGCGCTGCTGCAACGGCAAATGGACGAGATCCAGTCGATCGATCATTTGCTGGGCGAGATTCAGCCTGAGGTGGATGCGTTGCCGAAGGACCGCAGCCGCGCCAATCAGATCGTCGTGGAGCTGCGTCAGCATTGGAATGAGGTCAACGATCTCGCGTTGAGCCGCCGGTTCGCCGATGTGGCCGACCGTGAGGCGATGAACCGCGATTTCATCGACAAGCGCCGCATGCTGTTCGCGGGCGGCCTGTTGCTGCTGTTACTGTCGGCGGCCGCGACCACGCTGCTGGTGTTCAACGGCCGGCGCCGCACGCGCCTGATGCACCAGCAGCACGCGGCGCTCGAAGCGGAGCATCAGGCGAGCCGCGCGGCGCGCGAGGCCAGTCTCGCGAAGGACGCGTTTCTCGGCATGATCAGCCACGAACTGCGCACGCCCTTGCATGCGATCGTGTCGTCGATTGAATTGCTGGGCTTCAACTATCACTCCGAGGCCGACCGCAAGGTCATCCAGCGGCTCGAGACCGCAGGGCGGCATCTGGAAGCACAGATGAAAGACCTGACCGACTACGCGCGTCTCGGCGCCGGCAAGCTCGAGCTGCGTCACGAGCATTTCGGGCCGCGCGAACTGCTGGCTTCGATCGTCGACGAACACGCGATGTCGGCCGCCGCGCGCGGCCTCAAGCTGGAAAGCGAGGCGAGCGGCATGAGCGGCCTCGTCGATTCCGATCCGCACCGCATCCGCCAGATCGTCAACAACCTGGTTACCAACGCGATCCGTTACACCGAAACCGGCACGGTGCGCGTGCAACTGAGACAGCGGCCGGCAGTGCTGATCTTCGTCGTCAGCGATACGGGGCCGGGCGTGCCGCATGCGCAGATTCCGCTGATCTTCCAGGAGTTCACGCAGCTGGACGCATCGCGCACGCGCCGCTTCGAGGGCGCGGGGATGGGGCTCACGATCGTGCAGGGGCTGGTCAGGCTGTTTGGCGGCTCCGTCGAGGTGGCGAGCACGGTGGGCAAGGGCACCGCGTTTACGGTGACGATCCCTGTCACGCCCGTTGCGGCAACCGCGCCTCCCGGCGTGGCGGCGCACGCCAAACCGGGCGGCGCGCGCCCGTGCGTGTTGATCGTCGACGACAACCGGCTGATTCGCGAGTCGCTCAGCGAAATGATTACGCACATGGATTTCGACGCGCACGCCGTCTCCAATGCCGACGATGCGCTCGCGTGGCTCGACGCGCATCGCTGTGATGTGGTGCTGCTCGATCTGCACATGCCGGATCGCGACGGTTATGCGTTCCTTGCGGATTTCGCGGCACGCGGGGGGCCGTCGTCGGGTGTTCCAGTGATCGTGGTGAGCGCGTATGCGCCGCAGCCGGATAGCGTGGTGGGCAATGCAGACGGCAAAGCGGCAGAGGAAGCGGGCGAAGCCGGCTTGCAGCCGTTTTTCGAAGCGTTATTAAAGCCAGTACATTACGAGGAGCTGCGCAGCGCGTTGCAGCGTGCTTTGGCTTCGCGGCATACGGTGTGA
- a CDS encoding helix-turn-helix domain-containing protein, which yields MTNETHSPDSIAVAERVRELMSRHGIGKRQQTTELCRILDLSFSQGHRKLRGNSPWTLSQIKKVAEVFGEPAAQLFGAQSLDPGMVGAIAQEAVFCIGAIELACTAWVGAALEPGSRPEFVAYPKLGQWRVARHDGTLYQSAYEVHKIEIYPRRAETDKPTIAVVDDDQASADNLRDYLERSGFAAVAIYGLAAFAEQLQTQIFDGIVIDWLFGSQTSAEAIRAVRASENPDAPVFVLTGELLTGKASESEISQVIRNYDVACYEKPARMAILVADLSKRLNRP from the coding sequence ATGACCAACGAAACACACTCACCTGACTCCATCGCAGTCGCCGAGCGCGTGCGCGAGTTGATGAGCCGGCATGGAATCGGCAAGCGCCAGCAAACCACTGAGCTGTGCCGCATCCTCGATCTGAGTTTTTCGCAGGGACACCGCAAGCTGCGCGGCAACAGCCCATGGACCCTCTCGCAGATCAAGAAGGTTGCCGAGGTGTTCGGCGAACCTGCCGCTCAGCTATTCGGCGCACAGTCGCTCGATCCAGGCATGGTCGGCGCCATCGCCCAGGAGGCGGTGTTCTGCATCGGCGCGATCGAGCTGGCCTGCACCGCATGGGTCGGCGCCGCGCTCGAACCGGGCAGCCGCCCCGAATTTGTCGCGTACCCGAAGCTCGGCCAATGGCGCGTTGCGCGTCACGACGGCACGCTTTATCAAAGCGCGTACGAAGTCCACAAGATCGAGATCTATCCGCGCCGCGCTGAAACCGACAAGCCGACCATCGCCGTGGTCGACGACGATCAGGCCTCCGCCGACAACCTGCGCGACTATCTCGAGCGCAGCGGCTTCGCGGCGGTGGCGATTTACGGCCTCGCCGCGTTCGCCGAACAACTGCAAACGCAGATCTTCGACGGCATTGTGATCGACTGGCTGTTCGGCTCGCAGACCTCGGCAGAGGCGATCCGCGCGGTGCGGGCCTCGGAAAATCCGGACGCGCCGGTTTTCGTGCTGACCGGCGAATTGCTGACCGGCAAGGCCAGCGAATCGGAGATCAGCCAGGTCATCCGCAATTACGACGTCGCGTGCTATGAAAAGCCCGCGCGTATGGCGATCCTGGTCGCCGATCTGTCCAAGCGCCTCAACCGGCCTTGA
- a CDS encoding type II toxin-antitoxin system HipA family toxin, whose protein sequence is MGRQTHSRALSVWANGERVGVWRLPTRGPMEFAYDPAWVASPVGRPLSLSLPFAPGNVAHKGPRVLNYFDNLLPDSEAIRKRIAQRYQTDTLDAFDLLQAIGRDCVGAVQLLAVDDAPAGVERIEGTPLSDSEIETMLARTVSNSAPGTPDEADDFRISLAGAQEKTALLWHDGKWQRPHGATPTTHIFKLPLGLVGNKLADLSTSVENEWLCLRILHAYGLPVANTEIMTFGKQRVLSVERFDRQPHSSGQWLLRLPQEDFCQVYGVPSHRKYENEGGPGVLDLARILQQSVSAQQDIETLLASQILFWMLAAPDGHAKNFSIRLLAGGQYRLTPLYDVMSIWPVEGNGPNQWSWFKARLAMAMWSRSKHDAFRDVQRRHFNAMAQRCSYGANAEPLIQRLIEQTPEVIARVSAELPERFPGKVAERIFKGLKSSAAKLHAMPPA, encoded by the coding sequence ATGGGCCGCCAGACGCACTCGCGGGCGCTTTCGGTGTGGGCCAACGGCGAGCGCGTCGGAGTCTGGCGCCTGCCCACCCGTGGCCCCATGGAGTTCGCTTACGACCCCGCGTGGGTCGCCTCGCCCGTGGGCCGGCCGCTTTCCCTCTCGCTGCCGTTTGCGCCGGGCAACGTGGCGCACAAAGGGCCACGGGTGCTCAACTATTTCGACAATCTGCTGCCTGACAGCGAGGCAATCAGAAAGCGCATCGCCCAGCGCTACCAGACCGATACGCTCGATGCGTTCGACCTGCTGCAAGCCATCGGCCGCGATTGCGTAGGCGCCGTTCAGTTGCTGGCCGTTGACGATGCGCCGGCCGGCGTCGAACGCATTGAAGGCACACCGCTCTCCGACAGCGAGATCGAAACCATGCTGGCACGCACCGTCAGCAACTCCGCCCCCGGCACACCCGACGAAGCGGACGATTTCCGCATCTCGCTCGCCGGCGCGCAGGAGAAAACCGCCCTGTTGTGGCACGACGGCAAGTGGCAGCGTCCGCATGGCGCCACGCCTACCACGCATATTTTCAAGCTGCCGCTTGGACTGGTCGGCAACAAGCTCGCCGACCTCAGCACCTCGGTCGAAAACGAATGGCTATGTCTGCGGATCCTGCACGCCTATGGCCTGCCGGTGGCCAACACCGAGATCATGACGTTCGGCAAGCAGCGGGTGCTGAGTGTCGAACGCTTCGACCGGCAACCGCATTCGAGCGGGCAATGGCTGCTGCGCCTGCCGCAGGAAGACTTCTGCCAGGTCTACGGCGTGCCGTCGCATCGCAAGTATGAAAACGAAGGCGGTCCGGGCGTGCTGGACCTCGCGCGGATTCTCCAGCAATCGGTGTCGGCGCAACAGGACATCGAGACGCTGCTGGCCAGCCAGATCCTGTTCTGGATGCTGGCGGCGCCGGACGGCCACGCCAAGAACTTTAGCATTCGCCTGCTGGCGGGCGGCCAGTACCGCCTGACGCCGCTTTACGACGTGATGTCGATCTGGCCGGTGGAAGGCAACGGCCCGAATCAATGGTCATGGTTCAAGGCCAGGCTCGCCATGGCGATGTGGTCGCGCAGCAAACACGACGCCTTTCGCGATGTGCAGCGGCGCCACTTCAATGCAATGGCGCAGCGATGCTCGTACGGCGCGAACGCCGAGCCATTGATCCAGCGGCTGATCGAACAGACGCCGGAGGTCATCGCGCGGGTCTCGGCCGAATTGCCCGAGCGGTTTCCGGGCAAGGTCGCCGAGCGGATTTTCAAAGGCCTGAAAAGCTCGGCGGCGAAACTTCACGCCATGCCGCCAGCATAG